From Halostella salina, one genomic window encodes:
- a CDS encoding CRISPR-associated protein Cas4 — protein sequence MIPFSDLRTAAYCPRKLYYARRSDRDPPPVVAERRDLAHRYGELIDAPDAAFAGLPTETTPERYRRNLRRARDRTDDWTALADPPRRDVLLSGRECRGVAHKIIEDPPRPSVVSPGSPPDEGVWEPHAVHAVAAAKALAWERERPVKRAYVEYPAHGIVRTVQLTTRRKAAYRTAVRTVESLDGPPPRLNDRNKCNPCEYSDECGVKTRTLRSLLS from the coding sequence GTGATCCCCTTCAGCGACCTGCGGACGGCCGCGTACTGCCCGCGGAAACTGTACTACGCGCGCCGGAGCGACCGCGACCCGCCGCCGGTCGTCGCCGAGCGCCGTGACCTGGCCCACCGCTACGGCGAACTGATAGACGCACCGGACGCCGCATTCGCCGGTCTCCCGACCGAGACCACGCCGGAGCGCTACCGGCGGAACCTCCGGCGTGCCCGCGACCGGACCGACGACTGGACCGCGCTCGCCGACCCGCCGCGCCGCGACGTGCTGCTCTCGGGCCGGGAGTGCCGCGGCGTCGCGCACAAGATCATCGAGGACCCGCCCCGGCCGTCGGTCGTCTCGCCGGGGTCGCCGCCCGATGAGGGCGTGTGGGAACCCCACGCCGTCCACGCCGTCGCCGCGGCCAAGGCGCTCGCGTGGGAGCGCGAACGGCCGGTCAAGCGGGCGTACGTGGAGTACCCCGCCCACGGCATCGTCAGAACGGTGCAACTCACGACGCGCCGGAAAGCGGCGTACCGCACCGCGGTCCGCACCGTCGAGTCGCTCGACGGCCCGCCGCCGCGCCTGAACGACCGCAACAAGTGCAACCCCTGCGAGTACAGCGACGAGTGCGGCGTGAAAACGCGGACGCTCCGCTCGCTGCTGTCGTAG
- a CDS encoding aldo/keto reductase produces MELDYAPLGSTGTRVSELAFGTWRFGRETPKGSIEIGEERAYELLNAYEAAGGRFIDTADVYGDGKSERWIGNWLADRDREDFVIASKIYWPTREGDPNGGGLGRKHLRRQIDRILDRLDTDYVDLLYTHRFDDDTPVEEFMRTLNGFVEEGKVNYLGTSTLEPNGWKVAKANEVARRKGYEPFNVAQPRYNLIDRETEGSYLDMCRDYGIGVVPWSPLAQGFLTGKYERDADLPDDSTASDGDRWRDHYLTADHFDVLDVVRSVADEVGATPAQVSIAFLMHHDAVTAPIVGARTREQLEENLGAADVSLSDDQFRRLAEAKGGPFADV; encoded by the coding sequence ATGGAACTCGACTACGCCCCCCTCGGGTCGACCGGTACGCGAGTCAGCGAACTCGCCTTCGGCACGTGGCGGTTCGGCCGGGAGACGCCGAAAGGCTCGATCGAGATCGGTGAGGAACGGGCGTACGAACTGCTGAACGCCTACGAGGCGGCCGGCGGCCGCTTTATCGACACCGCCGACGTGTACGGCGACGGCAAAAGCGAGCGCTGGATCGGCAACTGGCTGGCCGACCGCGACCGCGAGGACTTCGTGATCGCCTCGAAGATCTACTGGCCGACCCGCGAGGGCGACCCCAACGGCGGCGGCCTCGGCCGGAAGCACCTCCGGCGGCAGATCGACCGCATCCTCGACCGGCTGGACACCGACTACGTCGACCTGCTGTACACCCATCGGTTCGACGACGACACGCCGGTCGAGGAGTTCATGCGCACGCTGAACGGGTTCGTCGAGGAGGGGAAGGTGAACTACCTCGGCACGTCGACGCTCGAACCGAACGGCTGGAAGGTCGCGAAGGCGAACGAGGTCGCCCGCCGGAAGGGGTACGAACCGTTCAACGTCGCCCAGCCGCGGTACAACCTGATCGACCGGGAGACGGAGGGGTCGTACCTCGACATGTGCCGGGACTACGGGATCGGCGTGGTGCCGTGGAGCCCGCTCGCGCAGGGCTTTCTCACCGGCAAGTACGAGCGCGACGCCGACCTGCCCGACGATTCGACGGCCTCCGACGGCGACCGCTGGCGCGACCACTACCTGACCGCCGACCACTTCGACGTGCTGGACGTCGTCCGGTCGGTCGCCGACGAGGTCGGCGCGACGCCGGCGCAGGTGTCGATAGCGTTCCTGATGCACCACGACGCGGTGACGGCCCCCATCGTCGGCGCGCGCACCCGCGAGCAGCTGGAGGAGAACCTCGGCGCGGCCGACGTGTCGCTGTCGGACGACCAGTTCCGCCGGCTCGCCGAGGCGAAGGGCGGCCCCTTCGCCGACGTGTAG
- the sufU gene encoding Fe-S cluster assembly sulfur transfer protein SufU — translation MGMGSDMYRQQILDHYKNPRNYGEIEDATYTHVGENPMCGDEIRMDVKLDEDDETIEAVAFRGDGCAISQASASMLSGELRGKTLDELDEMDRDDVIDMLGVDISPMRVKCAVLAEKVAQDGAEIYRGEKDIDRTTTEEDDD, via the coding sequence ATGGGAATGGGCTCGGACATGTACCGGCAGCAGATCCTCGACCACTACAAGAACCCCCGCAACTACGGGGAGATCGAGGACGCCACGTACACCCACGTCGGCGAGAACCCGATGTGCGGCGACGAGATCCGGATGGACGTGAAACTGGACGAGGACGACGAGACGATCGAGGCGGTCGCGTTCCGCGGCGACGGCTGTGCGATCAGTCAGGCCTCGGCGAGCATGCTCTCGGGCGAACTCCGCGGGAAGACGCTGGACGAACTCGACGAGATGGACCGCGACGACGTGATCGACATGCTCGGCGTCGACATCAGCCCGATGCGCGTGAAATGCGCCGTCCTCGCCGAGAAGGTCGCACAGGACGGCGCGGAGATCTACCGCGGCGAGAAGGACATCGACAGGACGACGACCGAGGAAGACGACGACTGA
- a CDS encoding L-threonylcarbamoyladenylate synthase, whose protein sequence is MSDVSTAAEAVRNGDLVVYPTETVYGLGADALDPDAVERAFAAKGRDRSKPLSLGVPDVDAALSYVRPTERAERFMREFLPGSVTVVCERTDDVPDALTAGRDRVGIRIPDHDLARELLAEAGPLTATSANVSGRGSVTRVADLDDDFLDSVAVVLDGGETPGTESTVVDVERDEVIRRGADADRIEAWLRA, encoded by the coding sequence ATGAGCGACGTGTCGACCGCCGCCGAGGCCGTCAGGAACGGCGATCTGGTCGTCTACCCGACCGAGACGGTGTACGGGCTCGGCGCGGACGCGCTGGACCCCGACGCAGTCGAGCGCGCGTTCGCGGCGAAGGGACGGGACCGGTCGAAGCCGCTGTCGCTCGGCGTGCCGGACGTGGACGCCGCGCTGTCGTACGTCCGCCCGACCGAGCGCGCGGAGCGGTTCATGCGCGAGTTCCTCCCCGGCTCGGTGACGGTGGTCTGCGAGCGAACCGACGACGTGCCGGACGCGCTCACCGCCGGCCGGGACCGCGTGGGGATCCGGATCCCGGACCACGACCTTGCACGCGAGCTGCTCGCCGAAGCGGGCCCGCTGACGGCGACGAGCGCGAACGTGAGCGGCCGGGGCAGCGTCACCCGCGTCGCCGACCTCGACGACGACTTCCTCGACTCGGTCGCCGTCGTGCTGGACGGCGGCGAGACGCCCGGCACCGAGAGCACCGTCGTCGACGTCGAACGGGACGAGGTGATCCGACGCGGCGCGGACGCCGACCGGATCGAGGCGTGGCTCCGGGCGTAG
- a CDS encoding redoxin domain-containing protein: MVDFEVVSLPETDHVDEGDTAPDFTRPLVNDEYWEDAALSDIADDGPALLVFHPMDGAFPATYVWNEIRDRGWTDDLTVVGLSISSPYEHKAFIEDRGIDARLFSDPKATVAVEYGIAHDLDGMAGVTEPRPAVYLLDGDRTVEYAWVADEWPAFPDYDEVEAAIESR, translated from the coding sequence ATGGTCGACTTCGAGGTCGTCTCCCTCCCCGAGACCGACCACGTCGACGAGGGCGACACCGCCCCGGACTTCACCCGGCCGCTCGTCAACGACGAGTACTGGGAGGACGCCGCGCTGTCCGACATCGCCGACGACGGGCCGGCCCTGCTCGTGTTCCACCCGATGGACGGCGCGTTCCCGGCGACGTACGTGTGGAACGAGATCCGCGACCGCGGGTGGACCGACGACCTCACCGTCGTCGGCCTCTCGATCTCGTCGCCGTACGAGCACAAGGCGTTCATCGAGGACCGGGGGATCGACGCCCGCCTGTTCAGCGACCCGAAGGCCACCGTCGCCGTCGAGTACGGGATCGCCCACGACCTGGACGGCATGGCCGGGGTCACCGAACCTCGCCCGGCGGTGTACCTGCTCGATGGGGACCGCACCGTCGAGTACGCGTGGGTCGCTGACGAGTGGCCCGCGTTCCCCGACTACGACGAGGTCGAGGCCGCCATCGAGTCGCGCTGA
- a CDS encoding glutaredoxin family protein, translated as MSDPTITFYRLQACPYCERVTRTLDELGLDYQSRFIEPMHSDRNVVKRISGKRTVPAIVDGNTGVTMSESANIVEYLERTYGEDGGGA; from the coding sequence ATGAGCGACCCGACGATCACGTTCTACCGGCTACAGGCGTGCCCGTACTGCGAGCGCGTGACGCGAACGCTGGACGAACTCGGGCTCGACTACCAGTCCCGGTTCATCGAGCCGATGCACTCGGACCGCAACGTCGTCAAGCGGATCAGCGGCAAGCGCACCGTCCCGGCGATCGTCGACGGGAACACCGGCGTCACGATGAGCGAGAGCGCCAACATCGTGGAGTATCTCGAACGGACGTACGGCGAGGACGGGGGTGGTGCCTGA